A segment of the Phycisphaerae bacterium genome:
ATTGCGGCGATCCACGAAGCGCTGGAATGCGGAATCAACCTAATCGATACAGCGCCGATTTACGGTCTCGGGCACAGCGAAGAGATCGTGGGCAAGGCCACGCTGGGGCGGCGGAAGGACGTGTTTCTGGCCACGAAATGCGGCCTGTTGTTCCCGCGAAACCGGGAGGACGTCCCGGAGCGATGCCTGACCAAGGATTCGATTTTGCGGGAGTGCGACGCGAGCCTGCGCCGCCTGCGGACGGATGTCATCGACCTTTACCAATGTCACTGGCCCGACCCGAAGACGCCGATCCGCGAGACGATGGAGGCGATGGTATCGCTTCTTCACCTGGGGAAGATCCGGGCGATCGGCGTCTCGAATTTCAGCCTGGAACAGATTGCCGCAGCCCGGGAATTCGGTCCGGTGCACAGTCTTCAGCCGCCGTTTTCAATGCTGCACCTGCACGCAGCCAACGATCTGCTTCCGTTCTGCAAGGAGCACGACATCGGGGTGCTGGCTTACAGCCCGCTGGCGAAGGGACTCCTTTCCGGGCGGTTTTCGCCGGAGACGCCACTTTCGGGCATCCGCAGTCGCGATCCGGAGTTTCTGGGCAGCCGGTTCCGGGGAAATCTGTTGCTGGTGGAGAAGCTCAAGGTGATTGCGGGAAGGTACGACCGAACCGTGACGCAACTGGTGCTGAACTGGACTGCGTATCATGATGGGGTGACGGCACCGATCGTCGGCGCGAAACTGGCCTCGCAGGTGAGCGAGGCATCGCAGAGCATCGGCTGGAAGCTGCGCGAGGAGGATCGCGCCGAGATTGATCGACT
Coding sequences within it:
- a CDS encoding aldo/keto reductase, whose protein sequence is MERRRLGNSGMEVSAIGLGTWAMGGAVESWGHVDDRESIAAIHEALECGINLIDTAPIYGLGHSEEIVGKATLGRRKDVFLATKCGLLFPRNREDVPERCLTKDSILRECDASLRRLRTDVIDLYQCHWPDPKTPIRETMEAMVSLLHLGKIRAIGVSNFSLEQIAAAREFGPVHSLQPPFSMLHLHAANDLLPFCKEHDIGVLAYSPLAKGLLSGRFSPETPLSGIRSRDPEFLGSRFRGNLLLVEKLKVIAGRYDRTVTQLVLNWTAYHDGVTAPIVGAKLASQVSEASQSIGWKLREEDRAEIDRLVRENGHGI